The Oenanthe melanoleuca isolate GR-GAL-2019-014 chromosome 1, OMel1.0, whole genome shotgun sequence genome segment TCTCATCAGACCTTGCACTGTGCCATGGCATaccctggggctgggctttgTCCTAGTCTCCTCTTCCCAGTGGAATTCTGAAAAGAGGAAGGGGTGAGAAAGTCACACAAGGGGAATTTTTCAAAATCCTGTAGGTTCCTTCCAGTCCAACTAGgtggcaggattttttttaatgcaacagGATTCTATGATGCTGtgattctttttgtttgttttgtttgtttgtatatTGTAGCCAATTCAAAGGGCCTTATATCTCTTACTCACTGATTGAAAAGCTTTTGGTTTCTGTCTCTTACTAAAAGATGTACTGTTTGCCTGGTGTGAGCCTGTCCCCTGGAAAGGTCTCTTGAGAGCAGAAGTGATAGCAGTGAAGGCACAAGCAGCTTCAGGCAGATCTGGAAATATTTCCACACTGCCTTGGCACTTTGGGCACgggagagaaattaattttgtggaTGCAAAAATAAGGATAAAATAGTTCAATTTTGCTTCCACCACAAAACCCCTTAAGTCAGCTCTATGTGCAGACATCAGATATGAAAAGATCTTTGCCTGTGTCAGCCCAAGCAAACTGGGAAGCTTAATAGGTGCTTTGAGCCCCAAGAGGTGCCAGCAGGAGCCCTTACACCCTTTGCCCCAATAAATGTTGCCAAAACAACCCCCTGAATTTTGTCAAGACAAAACTCCCTTAAAAGAAGAGCTTTTCTGAGTAGTGGCAGAATGGGGAGTGATTCTTTGAAGGGAGGAAGAGACCAGCCACCATTTTTAGAGTCTGAATAACTTTCTTCTGAGATGAGCAGGGAAGATCAGATTTGGCTGGTGGAAGTTGCTTGGAGCGTGCTGAGACACACATCAATTCAACCAGTAACATTTTCTTTACCAGCAGTTCAGGGTTTCTTGCGTCTATTTTTTCATGCCTCACATTTGTGGAAGGTTTGGAAAAGTACACTTGGCCCTCAAGTCTAAAAGGAGCCAAGAAATTCCTGCCTGTGCaaatgcaggagcagagagTCTGCTTCCTGCTGTCAGGAAATGGAGAGCCACGCTTGTCTCTTGCCCCTTGTGTTTGGTGGGATGGATCCCCCCCTCCGCACACACATGTgcaaggaggagagagagaacaagtttggggtttttttttgtacaaaagTGCTGCCGATCACATTGTGTGTTTCTGCTGGAATCAGCAGCCCAAGTGGCCCTTTTCTGATGCACAGGCAGGATCCTGTGTGCCATGCTCTTGCATAAATTACCACAGCAACTGTTCTTTAGAAGTCAGCAGCCTTAGATTGCTCCAAACTCCCATCTCCCCTTGTCAGTTCTTGTCCCCACAGTGGATATCTGGGCTCCACAAAGCACAAGCCATCCTGATTTGGAGGTGTGAAATCTTTGCTTTCAGTTTAAAAGCAAGCTCCTTATTCTTCTGtgggtgggcacagcccagaACACATAAAGCAGTAAGGGGCAGTTGGGGATAAATGCAGTTGGAAACATTTGGAGGGGGTGGGACAGGATGCTGTCACTGGAGCCCAGCACAAGATGCTCCATCACCTGCAGGTTTTGTGTGGCAGGGTGGaaagaaagggagggaaagcTCCTCCGGTCTGAATTGAGAGAAGCTTTAAGAAACCAGAAGACAAATTACTTCTCATTAAAGCCAGCATGATTTATGGCATGCTATTTGCATGCCAAAACTTTCCCAAACAAAGCTAATTAGGGAGCTGAAAGAGCCTTTCCTTCAGAAACAAGGCCTTCTACTCCAACTATTAAATAGCTGCAGTCAGATTGGATAGTGTATTACTGCATTAAGAACCTCGTCCTGACacccgtgtccctgtgccatccatAGCAGTGTCTGGTACAAAAGACCCACCAACAGTCTTGGTGTGTAACAAGCAGCTTGGGGAGAAAGGCGTGGAGAATGGAGTGTTTTCCCAGCCACACATTGCTGCCTTGTCTGCCACCGATGGATGCCAGCAGCCTTTTAGCACTCTAGCAATCTGCCTTTCCAGAGGCAGGTTATTGGAAACGCCTGGTAGCAGACTAACAAGCCCCAGGGATATCTGTGTAGACCAAACAGCACTCAGTCAGAAAGAAGCCACATTGCATATTTATGTTCATCTCCCAATTTACGGTTTCTTTGGGGCCATTCCATGGGATTCCTTTActcaaaacacagcactgaccTCTCTTCATCCAGTTACTGGAAAAAGGTGTTTGACCAGGAGGAGGGTAAGTTATTTGAGTTAATCCTATCATAGCTGCTGGGATTCCTAGTGGAAAGGTAGCAAGTAACCAGAGAGGTAGCATGTAAACcagacaggatttttttattgaatCACTAAAGCACAAAATCTTTTCAGAACGCAGAAAGTTTTAAATAGGGTTTTTTATGTTATAAGACCTTCCAGGTAacatctgtcctgtcctgcagAATAAAACAGGCCACAGTTTGCATTTACTCACCTGTGGCACCAGGAAAGCTTTGGGAGGTTCTCCAAAAACTGGCCTGACAAGAACCTGCAGGCATACGATGACTGGctcctcagggagaggagtcaaATCCAACATGGACAGAAATGATAAGAAACTATTACATCCCACAGAAACATGAGcaaaggcaaaataaaacatAACATTTTTCATGTAGCCATATCCCTCAATACGTAGAAAACCATcagcacagcatccctcctGGGAGCTACTCCTCTGAGCATacctcccagggcaggaaaTTCTACAGAAAACGTAACTCAGTTTGCCAGTTTGCTGTTGTGCTCCCAATCCATTAATTTATGAATCACTTGACAATTCCTCCTGATGCTCTCCAGCTGTTTTTGTACCTGCCAAAGTAAGCTATTGACTGCCTAAAACATCTATCCAAATATATCCTTACTCATTTGGAATTATCAGGGAGGGAAACTACAACTGCTAAGTTACTTAATCAGAACTACCCAATGCTTTAGGTCAGCCCTTCCTTGCATTTTCAGCAGTCTCTCAGACACACAGGTATTGGGATTTTAGGTCTCTGAAAAGTCAAAGAGCTCTCTCCTAAAATCCATGTCCAAATCAACCAACAAGCCCTTTGCGAGACAGATCAGCCCAGTATCTCCTGATGGCTCTGCCCAGATATATGACTTATTTAGTGATGGTGTCAGGGAGTTAAGTCTAAAAATCACAAATCTGCCCCATTTTCACACATTAAATATCAAGAACTCAGTCTCAAaccttctgtttttctcaaaCAGATTTGGGGAATCTTTGGAGTGTCTTTGCAAACAGTGTTTGTCCTTCATCTAAAGAGGCACAAATGAGCTTCAGCAGTTAGGCAGGTGACTGGAGGCTATCCTTTATTGTAGGAGAGGGACTGTTTTAATGCCCAGAGAATGTTGTTTCAGACCTCTAGAGCGAGACACATCTGTCATACACAGAAAGCCACAGTGTGGGGCGATGCAGAAAGATTCAGAGGAGGATTACTTGCTCCTAACTTGTCTTTTCTGCATGCTTTCTGTTTAGAAATCAAAACTACAGGGTGTTTTTTGCTCTGTGGCTTGGAGTTTAGCACATGTGGATACAGAGAACTTAATCACATTTAgagatgttattttttttcaaagcagagtGTGACTCACACACTTTCCCACTCAAATAATTTCAGCTCCAGTGCAAAACCCATTTTTGGAAGCCACATGTTTCCCTAGTTAAATATTGAGCTCATTTTGACCTCCTCATAGTAAATCAAAAGCTACTTTTTAATACCCTCAACTTCCCTGTAACCTGAGCTGTTGCAACACATAAAAACTGATCTCACCTGACTTGAACTGAACTTGGATATCCAGTCGACTCATCTCAGTAACCCAGGGCTGAGAAACAGactggaaaacagcatttcatcTCTCTTGAGTTGAGATGGAATAGACAGACAGCTATTTGGATGTGCTTATTTTTCCCAAGACATCTGAGTGGCACATTGAGACCTTACATTGGGCACCTGTTTGGAGTTTAACAAGACTCTTCCTGCACCCTTAGTGCGCACCTGTAAGGAACATGGGAGAGTTACCTCGCTGCAAGTTCACATTTTTATTGCAGCTGACTTCCTTGCATTGACACATCTGAATATTTAACTCCGAAATCCTGCTAAGGCAAAGTTACACCTGAGATCAGGTGCAGATTTCTATCTCTAGTCATGCATCCAGCAGGTCTCACTTCAGATAACACCAGGGTGTTGTATATTTAttgtatgtattttttcttttagactGTTTGTCTTACACAGCGCTGGGAGTGCTATCGAAGAGATGTTACGGGAAACAGAGATGCAAAATCATTGTCACTAGCCGGGATTTTGGAAGTCCATGCCTACCTGGAGTGACAAAATACCTAAATGTCAGCTATGCATGTGGTAAGAGCAAATGCACAGCCATTTTCAAGCCCTCATTTCTGCCTGCAAAGACACGTACAAGTCCACATATAGGCACCAAGCTTTCCTAAATATCACTTCCCTTTAACACAGGAAGTTTGTGATGCAGTCATATAAAATACAGGAATAaccccctgggcacagcaggaccaTCCACTGGTTGGCACACCCTTGAGGGGTTGAAAACAAGGGGCAGGTTACCAGGAGAATGGAGATGCACTGATGTTCCTGGAGCAGGCTGGAATGTGAATCCAGTCACaggcccagagctgccctgactTCTCAAAAATCACACAAtcactaaggttggaaaagacctccaagataAGTCCAACCTTCAATACCACTGTCAGAAAGCCAGTTAATAAACCCAGGATTAGCAGTGGGATTCATAATTAACTGAGGAGAGTATTCTTAAAACTAACAGAATGCAATTTGTCTTTTCAGTTCCTAAATTTATCCTCACAGCAGTCAACCCCCTGGTCCCTGATAACAAGTCTTCCATCAAACAGAACGATGGTATGTACCACCACAGACACAGGGTTTGGGAAGAGGTGGAAACCCTGCTgaaagagctgcttttcccttttggaGAGCAGAGGACAGGCTGGGAGTGGGATGTGAGCACAGTCCTGCACTCACAGCAACGCTGCAGGAAGAATggcctgcccagcctgcccagagccagcatGCTGGGAAGAGTAAAAGTGAAAGTGTAGCTGTTTCAGGATGAAGAATCTTTTACAAGTTATGCCAACACCAGTTCTTCTCGAAGGCCACAGAGTTAAGTGTGCCCCCAGTAACAAGAGCACACAGCATGGTTGGGCTGGGAAGGCCATTGGAGAACTGTGAAGCTTCATgaagtaaaattatttcagaaaccCCAATGGGAATAGGCACAAGGGATTTCACTTAGCAATAGACTCTTTTAAATGAATTTGCCATTTTCTAGATGTCTgatattttcaataatttgtTAATTATACTTACTTTAACTTATCAGCCATTGTTTGGTCtagtgctctgcagctccttcagcacGGCACTGGCCTGGGTGGACTTTTGGCTGAGAAGTTACTGGGTGAATATCAATTCAGTAGCTTCACTGAATTTGCTTTACCTCCTCGTGCCACAGGTGTCGACCTTGATCCAAGGGAATCGAGACATCCAGAGAAAGATGGAACTATTGTTAGCTCTAACTACCTGGCTACATTTGCATACATCAGAGGTAGGAAAATGAGGCTGAGATTGTTTGGCTCACCAAACCGTGGCATTGTGGGAAAAGGGAGGATCAACTCTGATTACAGCTACTAATCCCACGTTTACGGTAATGATATTACAATATAATCACAATCTTGTGGACAATCCCAGCATAAATAATATTTAGGGAATATTCCTTGCCTTGAAGGATTCAAACCCTCTTAGCAACTGCAGCcaagacatttttaaatttttgatgGGGACTGTTGGTTGTTCAGTAGCTCTGAAAACCTGGCCCTGACCTGTGATGTGAGAGAGAGAGCACTGGAGCCATCCATCTTCAGAATTGTTGGGGTGCATGCAAACACGGATCATcgaggagaaataaaaaaaaactaaaaagccaccccaaacccagccatctctgctgtgagacaAAGCAGGTTTTGTGACTTAGCAACACAAAgtgcaaaggaagaaaagtgctcCCTACGCAGCCTGGCCTGGAGTTGCTGCcgaggccctgcagagcccagagccgCTCTTCTCATGCCCTTTTGTGAGGGCAAGGCTCGTTTTGGCAGGATGGCTGGAAAGACCAAGCAAGGTGTGCAGAGTTCAGGTAGCTGGTTGACAACAGCACTGAAGTGCTCATAAAGGGCTGGGGCCACGTTGCTATTTTACAGTGTTATAAACAGACTGGATTTTTGCCCAGCAGTTGAGAGAGGCAGAGTTGGCAGGGGTGGGCTGTGAGTGTCGGGAGGTTTGGGTGCCCTATAGCTACAGAACACTGTGGGAATGGCAGCTGGGCGTTTGTAACCAGCCTTGGCAGTTTGTAAAGTGATTAAGCCCTGGCTTTCTTGCCTGCAGATCACCCTgagagagctgctctcctgtttGTGTCCAGCGTTTGCGTGGGACTAATCCTCACACTATGTGCCTTGGTGATCTGCGTGTCATGTCCCAGGGACATCCAGAAACTGCACAAGAAGAGGGATCAGCTGGTGCCAGAGAGTGCCAGAGCCTACCAGACCAGTgaacaggaggaagaagaggaggaggaggattcGTCCCTTTCAAACAGCCAGGATGAGACAGACAGACTTTACAGACCTTCTTACTCGGGTTATAACTCAGCAGAGGCAGCGGAACTGGCCGAAAGGATTGAGCGCAGGGAGCAGATCATACAGGAAATTTGGATGAACAGTGGTTTGGATATGACACCCCCTAGAAATATGaatacattttatattaatGAACAATAAATGGTTTATTTTGGATGACACctatccctttaaaaaaaaaaaaaattaaaaaaaaagagtgtaCCTTCTGTGAAGGAACATGTGTATCAGTGAATATAAtgatttgtaaaataaaaagaaatatatacaATTAAAAGAGGTTTTCATGCCCTTGACTGTCTATAAATCCTTCTGTGAAAAACACTCTACAGTTTTAACTCATGGTATGGATTACTTTTCAGTGTAATTTGGGATCAACTACCAAATGCATGTttaggaatattaaaaaaaaaaaagtggaaaatatttaagtagATGTGTTTAACTATCAGAACAGACCTGCTCAAGATGcactcctgctgccacctgtgCTGGCAAATCTGTGAAGAACAAGCTCCAACATGGCTGCTGCTTTCATAAAAGACTCTTGACATTGCCACATGCTAAGAATATGGTACTTAAGGGAAACACTGGGTTCATTTTTCTGATCCTAAAGCAGGGTTAGAGCTGCACCTGAACGCAGGTCATAGTCTCAGGATTTTTTATCAGTTCCCAATCTTCACTTGAAAATTGTAAGACTAGTCAGATTGAGTTTCAGttggagagaaaataaaatcagtaatgTATCTAAGCTGAAACCACAGCCTTCCTGTCTTAAAAATGTCTCAAATATTTTAGCTGCAGCCCACAGGGAATTTACTgaacaaaaggaggaaaaatgtcaCTTCCTATTGGTAATACTTCATGGGTTCACTGTGCTTCCCCACTCAGATGCTGTGTGTCCAGGTAGAGCATAGTATGAAAcacttggaaagaaaacaagtgaCATGACTCATCATTTCCTACTGATACAAAGTCAAATTAATCCTGGAAAAACTTTAAAGGGAGGAAGGGAGCTTGCTCAGATGACTAAGGCGCAATCCTCTGTTCAACTGGAAAAATCTCACCAGCAATTAGCATCCTAtcaggggaaggaagagaggTTAAGGAGATGGATAGAAGGTTGAGGTCGTCCAGAGCACTGGGAAactgcaggagaggctgtgcacAGCCCAAGAGCCTGGCTGCAATCCCGCTGGGCCACTGCTCTCCCCTTTCCAGCAGGGAGTCGTCATAGCCCGTGCTATGCACGATATTGGTTCGTCGGTTTAGGGCTGGAGAAGCCCATGTCTTGGTCCTGAGGCTGGAAGAGGGCAAGTTTGCCTTTGAGGAGGGCTCTGGGCCAGAGCTGACTCCTTCCTCCTGACTGATGGGGCAGGTGCCACCCATTTCCCAGTCAGATACAAAGTGACTGATCTACACGCCAACAATTCTTCCTGCTGACAAACCACACTAGTGGAAAAAACTTGATCTTCTTTTTATTGGAGCGGGCTGGGCTCTGGCccacagggctgagggcaggggctccaggggcCCCTGCTCTCATGCGCTCCCCAAAACTCTGAGTCCTGGTGAAACTCCCTTCTGGAGAGCCTGGGGCCAGCTGATCTGCTGATCTGTTTTGGAAGTTATCTGTCTGGCAGTTAATGTTTATAGTCActaaaatttctgcattttcttccctcattttttAGTGGGAAGCCTCAGTGGGGTTTCAGCACATAAGCTGACATCCTAACAAAAGCCAGGAGTTATCTATCTTTCCTTCAAACTTCATTTTGCTCAAGACTAGGTAAAGTCAGCATGCCCTTAGGGGTGGCCCCCTGGAGAACACCAGCTCCAGCCAAAGGTGGGACTCCACAAcctttctgggcaacctgtgccagggctcgGCCACCCCCACAGTGACAAAGTGCTCCCTGATGTTCAGAGGGACCCTCTTGTGTTTCACTTTGTGCCCATTGCCTGCTCCTGGCCACTGGGCACACAGGTCCCTTCCCCACTTTGTTTACTTCATCCACACATCCAGCCATCTGACACCCCTTTTTGGGACTGCTAGCTGAAACCAGGCTCTTCATTCCTGGTAGCAaaagagctgcagtgacagcaggtcAGCAGAAACCAGTTTGCAGCTTACAAGATAGTCCCTTCCTTGGGgcaaaacatttctcttttcccaatTCCTAGTCCTCTCCTTGCTTTTACAACCCTAGAGGAAAAAGACCTTTTGTACTGAAAAAGCGATTTAACTGATGACCTGAACCCCTCctgatttttctccctcccaTACACAGGCAGGTGGACAGTAAAAAATTCCTGCAAGTACCACTGAAATGGCTGCTCCCCAAGATAGGAGCATTTCATGTgctttgagggggaaaaaaaaaaaaaagtgcagcaCTTAATAATGCATACCTGTTTAAATGGATCCTTGAGCATAGTGACAAATCCTGTCCAAaccccagcaccaggagcaaCTCAGTAGGGCAGGGGAAGCAGCTTTTGCTCCAGGCTGGAAGGTCAAGCTTCACTCAGGAGCTGTTCCTTTGACTGAACTATTTATAGTCTGAATTTCGATtgctattttattctttttgcatAAACTTTCCAGTTCCATAAACTTTCCCCCCATTGGGGAAAGCCGTCAATCAGTGGTTTGCCTCATTTCCAAATGTACACTGTTTGCAGCAGTCAGAGTCAGAATGA includes the following:
- the EVA1C gene encoding protein eva-1 homolog C isoform X1 codes for the protein MRDGDAGQQPRRAQVEPGRLLRLLSCVVLVCGAEVAALADFSGYLTKLLQNHTAYACDGQHLSLHCPRHSTISVQSAFYGQDPHMCSAWEPEARMTEPRNCVAPTSLQVPQVVKVLKKVLDECQNLRSCQLLVNSRVFGPDLCPGITKFLLVSFKCKPTEYKTKSACENQELKLHCQESKFLIIYSATYGRWAHEESVCSTKAEHTPPFDCLSYTALGVLSKRCYGKQRCKIIVTSRDFGSPCLPGVTKYLNVSYACVPKFILTAVNPLVPDNKSSIKQNDGVDLDPRESRHPEKDGTIVSSNYLATFAYIRDHPERAALLFVSSVCVGLILTLCALVICVSCPRDIQKLHKKRDQLVPESARAYQTSEQEEEEEEEDSSLSNSQDETDRLYRPSYSGYNSAEAAELAERIERREQIIQEIWMNSGLDMTPPRNMNTFYINEQ
- the EVA1C gene encoding protein eva-1 homolog C isoform X4, producing the protein MRDGDAGQQPRRAQVEPGRLLRLLSCVVLVCGAEVAALADFSGYLTKLLQNHTAYACDGQHLSLHCPRHSTISVQSAFYGQDPHMCSAWEPEARMTEPRNCVAPTSLQVPQVVKVLKKVLDECQNLRSCQLLVNSRVFGPDLCPGITKFLLVSFKCKPNCLSYTALGVLSKRCYGKQRCKIIVTSRDFGSPCLPGVTKYLNVSYACVPKFILTAVNPLVPDNKSSIKQNDGVDLDPRESRHPEKDGTIVSSNYLATFAYIRDHPERAALLFVSSVCVGLILTLCALVICVSCPRDIQKLHKKRDQLVPESARAYQTSEQEEEEEEEDSSLSNSQDETDRLYRPSYSGYNSAEAAELAERIERREQIIQEIWMNSGLDMTPPRNMNTFYINEQ
- the EVA1C gene encoding protein eva-1 homolog C isoform X2; amino-acid sequence: MRDGDAGQQPRRAQVEPGRLLRLLSCVVLVCGAEVAALADFSGYLTKLLQNHTAYACDGQHLSLHCPRHSTISVQSAFYGQDPHMCSAWEPEARMTEPRNCVAPTSLQVPQKVLDECQNLRSCQLLVNSRVFGPDLCPGITKFLLVSFKCKPTEYKTKSACENQELKLHCQESKFLIIYSATYGRWAHEESVCSTKAEHTPPFDCLSYTALGVLSKRCYGKQRCKIIVTSRDFGSPCLPGVTKYLNVSYACVPKFILTAVNPLVPDNKSSIKQNDGVDLDPRESRHPEKDGTIVSSNYLATFAYIRDHPERAALLFVSSVCVGLILTLCALVICVSCPRDIQKLHKKRDQLVPESARAYQTSEQEEEEEEEDSSLSNSQDETDRLYRPSYSGYNSAEAAELAERIERREQIIQEIWMNSGLDMTPPRNMNTFYINEQ
- the EVA1C gene encoding protein eva-1 homolog C isoform X3 — protein: MRDGDAGQQPRRAQVEPGRLLRLLSCVVLVCGAEVAALADFSGYLTKLLQNHTAYACDGQHLSLHCPRHSTISVQSAFYGQDPHMCSAWEPEARMTEPRNCVAPTSLQKVLDECQNLRSCQLLVNSRVFGPDLCPGITKFLLVSFKCKPTEYKTKSACENQELKLHCQESKFLIIYSATYGRWAHEESVCSTKAEHTPPFDCLSYTALGVLSKRCYGKQRCKIIVTSRDFGSPCLPGVTKYLNVSYACVPKFILTAVNPLVPDNKSSIKQNDGVDLDPRESRHPEKDGTIVSSNYLATFAYIRDHPERAALLFVSSVCVGLILTLCALVICVSCPRDIQKLHKKRDQLVPESARAYQTSEQEEEEEEEDSSLSNSQDETDRLYRPSYSGYNSAEAAELAERIERREQIIQEIWMNSGLDMTPPRNMNTFYINEQ